The following coding sequences lie in one Mycoplasma crocodyli MP145 genomic window:
- a CDS encoding glycerophosphodiester phosphodiesterase, with protein sequence MKNKVYKLAHRGYSDIYPENTKLAFDKAVEYGFDGVELDLHLTKDKKVVIIHDFNTKRVAGVDKIIEQSNLNELKTLNYADNLKFLGTLETILTLDEFLELYKDKMELINLEIKTENNNYQGIEEIIYKTLIRHKVNLNKILLSSFNLNTLHNFYKLNHDLELGFLIDKKKTLIDIDKDHLKIIKYLNVSLSSYKINKKFYDSFAKYYVFWTVKSKKSFNKYLKDINTYCVISNKCFWDKKYKK encoded by the coding sequence ATGAAAAATAAAGTTTATAAATTAGCTCATAGAGGATATAGTGATATATATCCCGAAAATACAAAACTTGCATTTGATAAAGCAGTAGAATATGGATTTGATGGTGTTGAGTTGGATCTGCATTTAACTAAGGATAAAAAAGTTGTTATTATTCATGATTTTAATACAAAAAGAGTTGCTGGTGTTGATAAAATTATTGAGCAAAGTAACTTAAATGAATTGAAAACTCTTAATTATGCAGACAATTTAAAATTTTTAGGCACATTAGAAACCATACTAACTCTTGACGAGTTTCTAGAACTATATAAAGACAAAATGGAACTAATTAATTTAGAAATAAAAACCGAAAACAACAATTATCAAGGTATAGAAGAAATAATTTATAAAACATTAATTAGACATAAAGTTAATTTAAATAAAATTCTTTTAAGTTCATTTAATTTAAATACTTTGCATAACTTTTATAAACTAAATCATGATTTAGAATTAGGTTTTCTCATCGATAAAAAGAAGACACTAATTGATATTGACAAAGATCATTTAAAAATAATTAAGTATCTTAATGTATCGTTGAGTTCATATAAAATTAACAAAAAATTCTATGATTCTTTTGCCAAATATTATGTTTTTTGAACTGTAAAATCTAAAAAGAGTTTTAACAAATATTTAAAAGATATTAACACTTATTGTGTTATTTCAAACAAATGTTTTTGAGATAAAAAATACAAAAAATAA
- the rplC gene encoding 50S ribosomal protein L3 has protein sequence MKGILGRKVGMTQVYTETGQRVAVTVIEVQPNVVTKVLSQEKNGYTAIQLAVFDKKASRSNKPETGHFAKAKTTPKRYVKEVRDMSGYELGQVLQANVFKAGELVDVTGTSKGKGFAGTIKRHNQHIGPKSHGGGGGSQPVRQTGSLGDIAGNKVVKGMTMPGQLGNERTTVQNLEVVKVDLVNNLLLIKGSIPGPKKSFVMVRQGVKGLANHNPINLVDINEVILMNELVEKAKKLQVEVVAGMTSRDLLPLVEAAEAKEKESKEGDK, from the coding sequence ATGAAAGGAATCTTAGGACGTAAAGTTGGGATGACTCAAGTTTATACTGAAACAGGACAAAGAGTTGCTGTTACAGTTATTGAAGTTCAACCAAATGTTGTTACAAAAGTACTAAGCCAAGAAAAAAACGGTTATACAGCTATTCAACTTGCGGTTTTTGATAAAAAAGCAAGTCGTAGTAATAAACCAGAAACTGGTCACTTTGCAAAAGCTAAAACAACACCTAAGCGCTACGTAAAAGAAGTTCGTGACATGTCTGGTTATGAACTTGGACAAGTATTACAAGCAAATGTATTTAAAGCTGGTGAACTTGTTGATGTTACAGGAACATCTAAAGGAAAAGGATTTGCTGGAACAATTAAAAGACACAATCAACACATTGGACCTAAGTCTCACGGTGGTGGTGGAGGATCACAACCAGTTAGACAAACAGGTTCTCTTGGAGATATTGCTGGAAACAAAGTTGTTAAAGGTATGACAATGCCTGGACAATTAGGAAATGAAAGAACAACAGTTCAAAACCTAGAAGTTGTAAAAGTTGATTTAGTAAATAATTTATTACTAATCAAAGGTTCAATTCCAGGACCTAAAAAATCATTTGTAATGGTTAGACAAGGAGTTAAGGGATTAGCAAATCATAATCCAATTAACCTTGTTGATATAAATGAAGTAATTTTAATGAATGAATTAGTTGAAAAAGCTAAGAAATTACAAGTTGAAGTTGTTGCAGGTATGACATCAAGAGATTTATTACCATTAGTAGAAGCAGCAGAAGCTAAAGAAAAAGAAAGTAAAGAAGGAGACAAATAG
- the rpsJ gene encoding 30S ribosomal protein S10 — protein sequence MSRLNIKVKGFDHALVDEAARKIFNAAKTAGSEVSGPIPLPTKREEITILRSVHVNKPSREQFESRTHQRLIVVTKVNDATTDKIKRLELPAGVAIQVTVKTK from the coding sequence ATGAGTAGATTAAATATCAAAGTTAAAGGTTTCGACCATGCTTTAGTTGATGAAGCAGCAAGAAAAATCTTTAATGCAGCCAAAACAGCTGGATCTGAAGTTAGTGGACCAATTCCTCTTCCTACAAAACGAGAAGAAATTACCATTTTAAGATCAGTTCACGTTAACAAACCAAGTCGTGAACAATTTGAAAGTAGAACTCACCAAAGACTTATTGTAGTAACAAAAGTTAATGATGCAACTACTGATAAAATCAAAAGACTTGAACTACCCGCTGGTGTAGCGATTCAAGTTACAGTTAAAACAAAATAG
- the rplD gene encoding 50S ribosomal protein L4, giving the protein MADQLKPTTKKAPAKTTTLKAAPAKEKAPLKAAPAKEKATIKAASAKDKKVILETTKVKEPKVVKKTTKKVTPDIEQTQTIEITKTVTTTLTKTIHGEDGEKIVVKTTTKAPKKEVVAKEVAPKKVVVKETTPKKEVVKKETAPKKAVAKEDTKVTVETSTKNLVKFDAKLPSELFASEKIYEQAIFDTILSDRASRRQGTHQVKNRAQVSGTGKKPWRQKGTGRARTGSLRTPVFVGGGRAFGPQSEKNYSLKVNKKVRYAAFVSALTLLANDKAVAIDDLKLNKISTKELVKKLTTLKINDVRHILIVTEDETLFKSAANLSNVVTVKPHSLSVELLIAADVMVISKNSLKVLEGKIK; this is encoded by the coding sequence ATGGCAGATCAATTAAAACCAACAACTAAAAAAGCTCCAGCTAAAACTACTACTTTAAAAGCAGCTCCTGCAAAAGAAAAGGCTCCTCTTAAAGCAGCCCCTGCAAAAGAAAAAGCAACAATCAAAGCTGCATCAGCTAAAGATAAAAAAGTTATTTTAGAAACAACTAAAGTTAAAGAACCTAAAGTTGTTAAAAAAACAACAAAAAAAGTTACACCTGATATTGAACAAACACAAACAATTGAAATTACTAAAACTGTTACAACAACTTTAACAAAGACAATTCATGGTGAAGATGGTGAAAAAATCGTTGTAAAGACAACAACAAAAGCACCTAAAAAAGAAGTTGTAGCTAAAGAAGTAGCTCCTAAAAAAGTTGTAGTTAAAGAAACAACACCAAAAAAAGAAGTTGTTAAAAAAGAAACAGCTCCTAAAAAAGCCGTAGCAAAAGAAGATACAAAAGTTACTGTTGAAACATCAACAAAGAACTTAGTAAAATTTGATGCTAAACTTCCAAGCGAATTATTTGCTAGTGAAAAAATTTATGAACAAGCAATATTCGACACAATTCTATCTGACCGTGCTTCAAGAAGACAAGGAACACACCAAGTTAAAAACCGTGCTCAAGTAAGTGGTACAGGTAAAAAACCTTGAAGACAAAAAGGAACAGGTAGAGCAAGAACAGGTTCTCTTAGAACACCAGTATTTGTTGGTGGAGGTAGAGCATTTGGTCCTCAATCAGAAAAGAACTACTCATTAAAAGTTAATAAGAAAGTAAGATATGCAGCTTTTGTTTCAGCTCTTACATTATTAGCTAATGATAAGGCAGTTGCAATTGATGATTTAAAATTAAACAAAATTTCAACAAAAGAACTTGTTAAGAAATTAACTACATTAAAGATCAATGATGTAAGACATATCTTAATAGTAACTGAAGATGAAACTTTATTTAAATCAGCAGCCAACTTATCAAATGTTGTCACTGTAAAACCACATTCATTAAGCGTTGAATTATTAATTGCAGCTGATGTTATGGTTATTTCAAAAAACAGTCTTAAAGTGTTAGAAGGGAAAATTAAATAA